Within the Girardinichthys multiradiatus isolate DD_20200921_A chromosome 12, DD_fGirMul_XY1, whole genome shotgun sequence genome, the region AGGacagtattaatcagagaagcacccAAGAGGCCATAATAACTTTGGAGttgctgcagagattcacagctcaggttggTGAATTTGACGGTGGAAACTAGTTGTGTacaaatcaggccttcatggaagagtggaataaagaaaaccattggATGTCCGGTTCAtagttttccacaagccataTAGGGAACACAGTATGTGGAAAAAGGTTCAAAATCCAACATTTCGGTGGACATGCAAAACACTGCGTGTGCTGGAAAAGCAACATTGTCCCAACAGTGAAACACAGCAGTGGCAACGTCATGTGCtttagcaggaacagggaatctggtcagagttgatggaaagatggatgcagTTAAATGCAGGAGAATCCTTGAATATCACTTGTTATAGGCAACACCAGGGAAGTCCTTTGgtctgcttgtttggtccggagcAAAAGCAgacttattttttttgtttggtgtggtttgctttcacattgtagattttgcaagtgaactataactTATAAATAAAGCCACCTAATAGGGTGAATACGAACCAGCCCCGGTTCATATTCACACCATTagtgaaccgcaccagagtccgtttggaagcggactgagaccacctcaaaaagtggctcttggtccggttgtttggtccggaccagggtttgATTAGGGAGTATTCACATTTGCACAACGGGTctggaccaaggggggaaacgaactctgatTCGCTAAAATCAGACCAAAAGTAGCAGGTGGGAATACACACTAGGACATGAGAGTAGGAtagagattcaccttccagcaatcAAAGTGCTTTTACACTACAGACACATTCAACCACCCAAACGCACCAGTCATACACCGAGCTGCCTGCACCAATCAGCAGGCAACTCGGGGTTAAGttccttgcccaggggcacatttaCATGTGacagaggaggaagctggaataaaACCCACAACTctcagattgcaagacaactaaaCTCCCTGTTGAACCATTGTCAGCGTTAGGTATGTATCACTTAACTTCCAGTTCACAGTAATGCACTGATTGGTGTTGTTTTTCCACACAATACTGATGTTTCCAGATGGAACGTGACAGTGTGAAAACGTTCAgagggtgtgaataattttgcaggCTGCTGTATTTTAAATTCTTACTTCTTTCCTCATCGGAGCAACAAACTCCCACTTGTTGGTGCTCGGGTCGTAGCGCTCCACGGAATCCAGCTCACTCCTGTAATCACGCCCACCGATGGCATAAATATGGCCGCCCACCACACAAACGCAGTGGTCGGCATGTTGCTTCTGCAGAGGCTGGATGGAGCACCAGCTGTTGTGACGAGGGTCATATCTAAAAAAAGCAAAGTCTCAGAGGAGGGACTCCAACTCCAGAGATGAAATCTGAATAAACTAGATTAGATCTGTGGGGAAATAAGAGCTAATTTGGGATCAAACCACCTAATCTTTATTAGGAGATGAGCTGGTTTTCAAAGTTAATTTTTTCTAATACAGAAAACGTAATGTGATTTAACAAATCCTTTCTCACCTCCAGCAACGACTCTCTGCACGAAAGCCACTGTTGTTCTTATCTCCTCCAATAAGGTAAACAAAGTTGTTAAGCACGGCGATGCCCTGGTTGGACATTCGAGGAGCGTGAGCTGCTTGGAGAGTTCTCCACTCACTCCAGCTTGGGTGGTACACCTGGAACATGTGCTCTGCATCTACAAAGGAGCTGGAGCTGAACATCCCCCCAAAACCAAGGATACAGTGGAAGATGGATCGTGGCTGAGTGAGGTGGCTCTGCAGGACGGGCTGCCACAACTCATGTTCGTGGTATCTTAGGGCCGCTGAAATGGAGTCCTTCAGCGGACATGAGTCCAGTCTGCTGTGGAGTCTCTGCAACACTTCCTTCTCAATTAGGCTGAACCGGACCGCATCAAGCATCCTGAAGTTGTCCTTTGAGTTAAAATGGGCAAAAACAGTTAACTTCAATGCAGATgttttattaaatcataagGCCCTATAGATGATAAAAGACGCATGTAGAATCAAAACACACCTTTTGACTGACCTGTAAGTCAACCTGGTCAGTTTCCACCTCCTCAGGGCTGTAGTGATAGTGAAGTGCAGCCTCGTACACCTCATTCTCACTGGCCACCTGAAGCTCATCACTGCTCAGCACCATGAAGACATCCTCCTCAGGGAGTTGGCGGTAAACGTCTGTCCGAGACAAAGTCTGAATGTTCCTGAGGATGTACGAGTGGACCTTGGCTTTGAGATGTTCAAGTCCATAGACATCAGCCAAGTGAAGGACCTCTAAAATGTTGCTCTCATCCAGCcaggagaacaggaagtcacagcAGAAGCTGATGACATTTTCAAGCTGTTAAAAAGAAGAAGTTTTAGTTGAACTCAACAACGTTTACTGACTGACTCAACCAAGCATACCTGAAAGAGCGTTGCAGCTATCAGAATCTCCTGAACATTCTCCAGGTCTAACTCGATCTCAGAAGTGTAGATGTAATCGAGAATTTTTTTCATGGCTGTGTAGGATACTCCTTGAATAGGAATCTCATCCTGCTGCATTTCACGCAGGCCTCCAGCAAACATGCCCCTAGTGGAGAAAGTTTAAACGTGGTTTAATCTGGTCAAAGTGCAGCCCCAAAGTCAGAATTCTGTCTGAAGTCTATGAGGAGGATTAACTTGATTAATCAGGTTCAATTTCATTCATTTAGATTGTGTTATTCATAtccaataaatatattttgacaCGAGGACCTGTTTGGGTTGTAAAGTGCCAAGAGATTATGCTTGTTATAGATCGGCACTAAATAAATAAGACGAACTGAAGATGTACTTGGCTAGTATGTACTATCCAATACAGATTAAAATCCGAGAAGCAAACATACAAAGCATAACTGGCTGTTCATTGCAGTTGCTGCACCTGGCAGCTTTTAATAGGACCAGTTCTGTTTAGAGACGCACTGATCAGAATTTTAGTTGCCGATTTCCGATCTCAGTTTTTTGTTctaattttatatgttttatctTAAAAGAACTAAGAAGCTATAAGAGCACCATTAAATCTTATTGTTTTTGTAGCCTTCCTGATATCTGCTAAAACCTGTTCTGTGGCGCAGGCATAGAAAATACCGCTTCCTTTTAAATATCTTGAGCTTTATCATGCCTTACATCTCAGTCTATCCTCTGACATCATGTTCAAGACCTCACTGATATTAGAAATAACTAAAATTGAACcttcttccctcagtaacaGCCTTCACACTGAAGAGTGCTGTTATCAGAGCAAACTGGAAAGCGCTTAAGTATGGTGCATTTACTCATTGaaaaatgatctgttttttGACCTTCTGACCAGTTCAGGCATTGGTTTTCCAATTTA harbors:
- the klhl22 gene encoding kelch-like protein 22 isoform X1, producing the protein MKPKGHWFIMAENGRELICSVRQAGSSGRPDRQMFKSWTHFPSLMDGIHTLRQSGTLSDVVLLVEGRSIQAHRVLLAASCDYFRGMFAGGLREMQQDEIPIQGVSYTAMKKILDYIYTSEIELDLENVQEILIAATLFQLENVISFCCDFLFSWLDESNILEVLHLADVYGLEHLKAKVHSYILRNIQTLSRTDVYRQLPEEDVFMVLSSDELQVASENEVYEAALHYHYSPEEVETDQVDLQVSQKDNFRMLDAVRFSLIEKEVLQRLHSRLDSCPLKDSISAALRYHEHELWQPVLQSHLTQPRSIFHCILGFGGMFSSSSFVDAEHMFQVYHPSWSEWRTLQAAHAPRMSNQGIAVLNNFVYLIGGDKNNSGFRAESRCWRYDPRHNSWCSIQPLQKQHADHCVCVVGGHIYAIGGRDYRSELDSVERYDPSTNKWEFVAPMRKEVYAHAGAVVDGRIYITCGRRGMAYLRETYCFDPAPNHWTACAEGPLERAWHGMAAVNGRAYVIGGSNDDSGYRRDVLQVACFDPTANSWSLLTPLPSGHGEPGIAVLDSRIYVLCGRSHDKGNRMKYVHVYNTDTGEWENETEFREHVSGLAACVALMPPAVIAQARGWEQHTKASSDNADIDNSEESSED
- the klhl22 gene encoding kelch-like protein 22 isoform X2 — its product is MKPKGHWFIMAENGRELICSVRQAGSSGRPDRQMFKSWTHFPSLMDGIHTLRQSGTLSDVVLLVEGRSIQAHRVLLAASCDYFRGMFAGGLREMQQDEIPIQGVSYTAMKKILDYIYTSEIELDLENVQEILIAATLFQLENVISFCCDFLFSWLDESNILEVLHLADVYGLEHLKAKVHSYILRNIQTLSRTDVYRQLPEEDVFMVLSSDELQVASENEVYEAALHYHYSPEEVETDQVDLQDNFRMLDAVRFSLIEKEVLQRLHSRLDSCPLKDSISAALRYHEHELWQPVLQSHLTQPRSIFHCILGFGGMFSSSSFVDAEHMFQVYHPSWSEWRTLQAAHAPRMSNQGIAVLNNFVYLIGGDKNNSGFRAESRCWRYDPRHNSWCSIQPLQKQHADHCVCVVGGHIYAIGGRDYRSELDSVERYDPSTNKWEFVAPMRKEVYAHAGAVVDGRIYITCGRRGMAYLRETYCFDPAPNHWTACAEGPLERAWHGMAAVNGRAYVIGGSNDDSGYRRDVLQVACFDPTANSWSLLTPLPSGHGEPGIAVLDSRIYVLCGRSHDKGNRMKYVHVYNTDTGEWENETEFREHVSGLAACVALMPPAVIAQARGWEQHTKASSDNADIDNSEESSED